One genomic window of Spirochaetota bacterium includes the following:
- a CDS encoding HAMP domain-containing protein — translation MKKVRFGFAFKMAVLVSLITFVVILVVNYLVLDYFYGLVRNYTENMLKVMNKGLKDDFFLWSVEEIKNYGDEIVENNYDEYEFYNDTVKGNIVALTRSYDVISGVKTGYLSEYEDLAKGEKLKDLFTSTFYWDGSRIYSLDYKYDDEEFIEYLKNSKFETGQTNFFLSKDQSKLIFIYKLKKGILGGSVSPEKYNEVWIRNVFRGVKLNFYVNYEQKSDNRMSHQKFSKIISDVSTTRDIESVYVSLSKKMKKQDLEVVGDILFDTIFFLVYQNYEAVTFKGILEIPIKSVFPFSALEMSVISSGPILILVLIIMFIVNNRIFVRIRNLSERISELGRSGGDLSYRVEAKTNISEVREVAENINNFLDAVEEIVKKSKNTFRDVEQNIQVLSELGEEVVRVS, via the coding sequence ATGAAGAAGGTTAGGTTTGGTTTCGCTTTCAAAATGGCTGTTTTGGTGTCATTAATTACTTTCGTGGTGATTTTGGTTGTAAATTACCTCGTTCTTGATTACTTCTATGGTTTAGTTAGGAACTATACGGAGAATATGTTGAAAGTTATGAACAAAGGTCTCAAGGATGATTTCTTCTTGTGGAGTGTTGAGGAAATCAAAAACTATGGTGATGAGATAGTTGAAAACAACTATGATGAATATGAGTTTTATAATGATACAGTAAAGGGGAATATTGTTGCTTTGACTAGGAGCTACGATGTAATTTCTGGTGTTAAAACTGGTTATTTGAGTGAATATGAGGATTTAGCTAAGGGTGAAAAACTTAAAGATTTGTTTACCTCAACGTTTTACTGGGATGGTAGTAGAATATATTCTTTGGACTATAAGTATGATGATGAGGAGTTTATTGAATACCTAAAAAATTCCAAGTTTGAGACAGGGCAAACAAATTTCTTTCTTTCCAAGGATCAATCAAAACTGATCTTTATCTACAAGCTCAAGAAAGGAATATTAGGTGGTTCAGTCTCACCGGAAAAGTATAATGAAGTTTGGATAAGAAATGTATTTAGAGGAGTCAAATTGAATTTTTATGTGAATTATGAGCAAAAATCAGATAACAGGATGTCTCATCAAAAGTTTTCAAAGATAATATCAGATGTCTCTACAACAAGGGATATTGAAAGCGTTTATGTTTCATTATCAAAAAAGATGAAGAAGCAAGATTTAGAGGTAGTTGGAGATATTCTTTTTGATACAATCTTTTTCTTAGTTTATCAGAATTATGAAGCAGTTACATTTAAAGGAATATTGGAAATACCTATAAAGAGTGTTTTTCCATTCTCAGCGCTAGAGATGTCTGTTATATCAAGTGGACCTATCCTGATTCTGGTTTTAATAATTATGTTCATCGTGAATAATCGTATTTTTGTCAGGATACGCAACTTGAGTGAGAGGATATCAGAACTTGGCAGGAGTGGAGGGGACCTGTCATATCGTGTAGAAGCAAAAACTAACATATCAGAAGTCAGGGAGGTTGCGGAGAACATAAACAACTTCCTTGACGCAGTTGAGGAAATAGTCAAAAAAAGCAAAAACACATTCAGAGACGTTGAACAAAATATCCAGGTCCTGTCAGAACTCGGCGAGGAGGTTGTCAGGGTTAGC
- a CDS encoding Hsp20/alpha crystallin family protein, whose amino-acid sequence MSRDIEFFRMLIGFRNYSPVKPNIHWIPPIDVYEFVDKFIIIAEVPGVEKEDIDITFKDGFLKISGYRKEMYNENRVKIHQMEINYGYFEKVIDVGNVSEKNIKADLKNGFLVITIKKS is encoded by the coding sequence ATGTCTAGAGATATTGAATTTTTTAGAATGCTCATAGGCTTTAGAAACTACAGCCCTGTCAAGCCTAATATTCATTGGATACCACCTATTGATGTTTACGAATTTGTTGATAAGTTCATTATTATTGCTGAAGTTCCAGGCGTTGAGAAAGAAGATATTGATATCACATTCAAAGATGGATTTCTAAAGATATCAGGCTATAGGAAAGAAATGTATAACGAAAACCGTGTGAAGATACACCAGATGGAAATTAACTATGGATACTTTGAAAAAGTCATAGATGTAGGAAATGTAAGTGAAAAAAACATAAAAGCCGATTTAAAAAACGGCTTTTTAGTGATAACAATAAAAAAATCCTAG
- the lon gene encoding endopeptidase La: MLFDNIGSFGGVFGSIGEDIQDNTNQTGNQRKYSDTIPIVPLRSIVLFPGMSTPLSIGRKRSLNAVEEALMKDKSLGFITQKSKDIEEPTPNDIYSVGVLASIFRVLRSPDGSINLVVRSEKRFRIVEILQQEPFLKAKVEYLDMEIVRDNEVEVYVKTLKDMATSLLHLVTEVHPEVEFAIQSMEQPDLLAYFIASGVNATIDEKQKILEENNIKELLKAVINYIGRDLEIAKMSKEIQDKVKSDVEKSQREYFLRQQLKTIQKELGELSEQEKDIQELRERLEKKKMSEEARKVAAEQIERLSKIPVVSPEYTVTRNYVDLILDLPWNEYTEDNLDVEYAEKVLNEDHYDLEKVKKRILEYLSVMKLKGGSVKGPILCFYGPPGVGKTSLGRSIAKALGRKFIRISLGGVRDEAEIRGHRRTYVGALPGRIIQGIKKAGSSNPVFMLDEIDKLASDFRGDPASALLEVLDPEQNNSFSDHYLEIPYDLSRVLFITTANYLNNIPWPLLDRMEVISIPGYTEPEKKMIAINYIIPRQQKENGLENYNIKITDSALSKIINDYTKEAGVRELERNIGSVMRSIATNIVKNLIVYQDETIVVDNDKVREYLGPEKYISEVKEMTEIPGVAIGLAWTPVGGEILFIETTAMKGRGNLILTGSLGNVMKESASLAYSYIKSNAKELGIPPYIFKEYDLHIHIPSGAIPKDGPSAGITLLTSMVSLLTQRKVRENIAMTGELSLRGLVLPVGGIREKILAAKRYGINRILIPDKNSKDLDEIPEEQKRNLEIIPIKRVKEVLELSLEEKPVADVTKVFEKQPKEEDVSKHKKKSSKNIKVIQD; encoded by the coding sequence ATGCTTTTTGACAACATTGGTTCGTTTGGTGGTGTTTTTGGAAGCATAGGAGAGGATATACAAGACAATACTAACCAAACTGGTAATCAGAGAAAATACTCAGATACTATTCCTATTGTTCCTTTAAGGAGTATAGTTCTATTCCCAGGAATGTCAACACCTCTATCCATTGGAAGAAAAAGGTCTCTAAATGCTGTTGAAGAAGCTTTGATGAAAGATAAATCTCTAGGTTTCATTACTCAGAAGTCAAAGGATATTGAGGAACCAACACCTAACGACATATACTCTGTTGGAGTGCTCGCTAGTATCTTTAGGGTATTAAGGTCACCTGACGGAAGTATAAACCTCGTTGTAAGGTCTGAGAAAAGATTTAGGATAGTTGAAATATTACAGCAAGAACCATTCTTGAAAGCAAAGGTTGAATACCTTGACATGGAGATAGTTAGAGATAACGAAGTTGAGGTTTATGTAAAAACATTAAAAGACATGGCTACATCACTACTACATCTTGTTACGGAGGTTCATCCTGAAGTTGAATTTGCAATACAGAGTATGGAACAACCTGACCTTCTAGCATACTTTATAGCCTCGGGTGTGAATGCTACAATTGATGAGAAACAAAAGATTCTTGAAGAGAACAATATCAAAGAACTCCTCAAAGCTGTCATAAACTACATAGGAAGAGATCTTGAAATAGCAAAGATGAGTAAGGAAATACAGGACAAAGTAAAAAGCGATGTTGAAAAATCTCAAAGAGAATACTTCTTAAGACAGCAACTCAAGACAATTCAAAAAGAACTTGGAGAGTTAAGCGAACAAGAGAAAGATATTCAAGAACTCAGAGAAAGGCTTGAGAAGAAGAAGATGAGTGAAGAAGCAAGAAAAGTAGCTGCCGAACAGATAGAAAGATTATCAAAAATACCTGTTGTCTCTCCCGAATATACTGTTACAAGGAATTACGTTGACCTAATTTTGGATTTACCGTGGAACGAATACACAGAGGATAACCTAGATGTAGAATACGCTGAAAAAGTTTTAAATGAAGATCATTATGACCTTGAAAAGGTAAAGAAGAGAATACTTGAATACCTTTCGGTTATGAAACTAAAGGGAGGTAGTGTTAAAGGACCCATACTATGCTTTTACGGACCTCCAGGTGTTGGTAAAACTTCACTTGGAAGGTCAATAGCTAAAGCATTAGGTAGAAAATTTATAAGAATTTCACTAGGTGGTGTTAGAGATGAAGCAGAAATAAGAGGACATAGAAGAACCTATGTAGGGGCATTACCGGGAAGAATTATTCAAGGAATTAAGAAAGCAGGTTCATCAAACCCAGTTTTTATGCTTGATGAGATTGACAAACTTGCCTCTGACTTTAGAGGTGATCCTGCTTCTGCATTACTTGAGGTACTTGATCCAGAACAAAACAACTCATTCAGCGACCATTACTTAGAGATACCTTATGACCTCTCAAGAGTTTTATTCATAACTACGGCAAACTACCTTAACAACATACCGTGGCCTTTACTTGATAGAATGGAGGTTATATCAATTCCCGGATACACAGAGCCTGAAAAGAAAATGATAGCAATTAATTACATAATCCCTAGACAACAGAAGGAAAATGGGCTTGAAAACTATAATATCAAGATAACAGACTCGGCACTAAGCAAGATAATAAACGACTACACCAAAGAAGCAGGTGTAAGAGAACTAGAAAGGAACATAGGTTCGGTTATGAGATCAATTGCAACAAATATCGTAAAGAACTTGATCGTGTATCAGGATGAAACCATAGTAGTTGATAATGACAAAGTTAGGGAATATCTAGGTCCCGAAAAGTATATATCCGAAGTGAAAGAGATGACAGAAATACCAGGTGTTGCAATAGGTCTTGCCTGGACACCAGTTGGTGGCGAAATACTATTCATTGAAACAACCGCTATGAAGGGGAGAGGAAACCTAATACTAACAGGCTCTCTAGGTAATGTGATGAAAGAATCTGCTTCCTTGGCATACAGTTATATAAAGTCAAACGCAAAAGAATTAGGTATTCCCCCATACATCTTCAAAGAGTATGATCTACACATACACATACCATCAGGAGCGATACCCAAAGACGGTCCTTCCGCAGGTATTACCTTATTAACTTCAATGGTATCATTGCTAACTCAAAGAAAAGTTAGAGAAAACATCGCAATGACAGGAGAACTATCACTAAGAGGACTTGTCCTACCAGTAGGTGGCATAAGAGAAAAAATACTTGCAGCCAAAAGATATGGAATAAATAGAATACTAATCCCCGATAAGAATTCAAAGGATCTTGATGAAATACCAGAAGAACAAAAAAGAAACCTAGAAATAATACCTATCAAAAGAGTAAAGGAAGTTTTGGAGTTATCGCTTGAAGAAAAACCTGTTGCAGATGTTACCAAAGTTTTTGAGAAGCAACCGAAAGAAGAAGACGTAAGTAAACACAAAAAGAAGTCATCTAAAAATATAAAAGTAATTCAGGATTAA
- a CDS encoding HD domain-containing protein — translation MSENVTNDIGEISEVKVPIKVSKFYLKEGDILDENILYYDNLKKGLILDKSAISAIQNINEVKEVRVLRSKSLIIEEEKQTTPSNVVIEPVKKEEQTIETLDNVSDVDIKMAFNDEKLNRKIAEAIRNTIQNIRGQDYDAKVDETSSKIENMLQKEQITTQAVQLEAQKIIRDLSQSFVDNISLQKIVPIKSKKEVLSLNFSNKSISNYFLDIVIEDKVSFVSSAKSVVLKFINAFGDDNSGIMLSSLFQLSESDDYVLSHSIFVMALSIMVAKELTKIVYDKLLSNQNNKIDTKSLKVVSLKTFGIEDLTNIGLASLLHDIGIRKNFGIIPPSYKIPPLSRSKIDLHPSESSYIVQKLNLDISIQRAIYEHHEYLDGSGYPKGANKYLSKYSPILAFVERFGELVLQNPLVDKTLPPPLAINNILKNEIRRFDKDVVYAFIRATSTYPIGSWIQMSDGMIGFVKDVSQKDRTKQVIKVVFDNNLRQLNETRLIDLGDVQDIKIAKIMNPVELSQKVGELRRYYFD, via the coding sequence ATGAGTGAAAACGTTACAAATGATATAGGAGAAATTAGTGAAGTAAAAGTTCCTATAAAAGTTTCCAAGTTTTATCTAAAGGAAGGAGATATACTAGATGAGAATATTCTCTATTATGATAACCTCAAGAAAGGATTGATTCTTGATAAATCTGCTATTTCTGCTATTCAGAATATAAACGAAGTTAAAGAGGTTAGGGTCTTGAGGTCTAAAAGTCTAATTATAGAGGAAGAGAAACAAACAACACCAAGTAATGTTGTGATTGAACCCGTTAAGAAAGAAGAGCAGACAATAGAGACATTAGATAATGTAAGTGATGTTGACATAAAGATGGCGTTCAACGATGAGAAACTAAACAGGAAGATAGCAGAGGCTATAAGAAACACTATTCAGAACATAAGGGGACAGGATTATGATGCTAAAGTAGATGAAACTAGTTCCAAAATAGAAAACATGCTCCAAAAAGAACAGATCACTACACAAGCTGTTCAGTTAGAAGCACAAAAGATAATAAGGGATCTATCTCAAAGTTTTGTGGATAATATCTCTCTACAAAAAATCGTTCCTATCAAGAGTAAGAAAGAAGTTTTGTCTCTTAATTTTTCAAACAAGAGTATATCAAACTATTTTCTGGATATTGTTATTGAAGATAAGGTGTCATTTGTCAGCTCGGCTAAAAGTGTGGTTCTGAAGTTCATAAACGCCTTTGGTGATGACAATAGTGGTATAATGTTAAGTTCGTTGTTTCAGTTATCTGAGAGTGATGATTATGTTTTATCGCATTCTATTTTTGTGATGGCTCTGTCAATAATGGTAGCGAAGGAATTGACAAAAATAGTCTATGATAAGCTTTTGTCAAATCAAAACAACAAGATTGATACAAAATCTCTTAAAGTGGTTTCATTGAAAACTTTTGGAATAGAAGATTTAACGAACATAGGGCTTGCTAGCTTGCTACACGACATAGGTATCAGGAAGAACTTTGGTATCATACCACCATCTTACAAGATACCACCTTTAAGTCGCTCAAAGATTGATCTACACCCTAGCGAGTCAAGTTATATAGTTCAGAAGCTTAATTTGGATATAAGTATTCAGAGAGCAATCTATGAACATCACGAATACCTAGATGGTAGTGGCTACCCGAAAGGTGCGAATAAATATCTATCAAAATATTCACCAATACTTGCATTTGTTGAGAGGTTTGGAGAGTTAGTTTTACAAAACCCGTTGGTTGATAAAACATTACCGCCTCCACTGGCTATCAATAATATTTTGAAAAATGAGATAAGGAGGTTTGATAAAGATGTAGTCTATGCTTTCATAAGAGCTACATCAACTTATCCGATAGGTAGTTGGATACAAATGTCGGATGGAATGATAGGATTTGTTAAAGATGTGAGTCAAAAGGATAGGACTAAACAGGTTATAAAAGTTGTTTTTGACAATAATCTTAGACAGCTCAATGAGACTAGGTTAATTGATCTAGGAGATGTTCAGGATATTAAGATTGCTAAAATAATGAACCCTGTTGAACTATCACAAAAAGTTGGCGAGTTAAGAAGATACTATTTTGATTAG
- the fabG gene encoding 3-oxoacyl-ACP reductase FabG encodes MNDLKGKIALVTGASRGIGRAIADKLASFGVNVIVTSTKADTSNSVAKEIQDKYGVKARGYALNVVSLNEFTSIVDEIVKEFGRIDILVNNAGITKDTLILRMKEEEWDEVINTNLKGVFNGCKAVVKYMIKQQYGKIVNISSVVGVMGNAGQVNYSASKGGVIALTKSLAKELASRNINVNAVAPGYIDTDMTRVLPDNVKQEILKFIPLGRMGQPEDVANVVAFLCSDMSSYITGQTILVDGGMVMY; translated from the coding sequence ATGAATGATTTAAAAGGCAAAATTGCTTTAGTTACAGGCGCATCAAGAGGAATCGGAAGAGCGATTGCTGATAAACTTGCTTCTTTTGGAGTCAATGTCATAGTTACTTCCACTAAAGCAGATACTTCAAACTCTGTTGCAAAGGAGATACAGGACAAGTATGGAGTTAAAGCCAGAGGATATGCATTAAATGTAGTTAGTCTAAACGAATTTACAAGTATCGTTGATGAGATAGTAAAAGAATTTGGCAGAATTGATATTCTAGTTAATAATGCAGGTATAACGAAAGATACTTTGATACTTAGGATGAAAGAGGAGGAATGGGATGAAGTCATAAACACAAACCTCAAGGGTGTTTTCAACGGATGTAAAGCAGTTGTGAAGTATATGATAAAACAGCAGTATGGTAAGATAGTCAACATAAGTTCGGTTGTTGGTGTAATGGGCAATGCCGGACAGGTAAATTACTCTGCTTCAAAAGGTGGTGTAATAGCACTAACGAAGTCTCTTGCGAAGGAACTTGCGTCAAGAAACATAAATGTAAATGCTGTTGCACCAGGTTATATTGACACTGATATGACAAGAGTTTTACCAGATAATGTCAAGCAAGAAATTTTAAAATTCATACCTCTTGGCAGGATGGGACAGCCTGAAGATGTTGCAAATGTAGTTGCGTTTCTGTGTTCTGATATGTCATCATACATTACAGGGCAAACTATACTAGTTGATGGTGGAATGGTTATGTATTAG
- a CDS encoding flagellar basal body-associated FliL family protein translates to MGDDEKEELQVEAPEGEEAAKKPGFSLGAIIEWILSHVLQLVIAGIIAAIVAFIVVSQMRARVAEEIVVARGPIKKEPPPMTFDLGSFNINTADTDEPHFVRVKIYVAYPEKNNPLMMELGQRKFQMRDIVITTVSSMKKEDLDEPIEREELKERLKKLMNNILVNGEILDIFFDEFTVY, encoded by the coding sequence ATGGGTGATGATGAGAAAGAAGAACTACAAGTAGAAGCACCAGAGGGTGAAGAGGCTGCCAAAAAACCAGGTTTCAGTCTAGGTGCCATAATAGAATGGATACTATCCCATGTACTACAACTTGTCATAGCAGGAATAATCGCAGCAATAGTTGCGTTCATAGTAGTAAGCCAGATGAGAGCAAGAGTTGCCGAAGAGATCGTAGTAGCCAGAGGACCTATAAAGAAAGAGCCACCTCCAATGACATTTGACCTTGGAAGCTTCAACATAAACACTGCGGATACAGATGAGCCTCACTTCGTCAGAGTCAAGATATATGTAGCATACCCCGAAAAGAATAATCCACTAATGATGGAACTTGGTCAAAGGAAGTTTCAGATGAGAGACATCGTTATAACAACTGTTTCATCTATGAAGAAAGAGGACCTTGACGAACCGATTGAAAGAGAGGAACTCAAAGAGAGACTAAAGAAACTTATGAATAATATTCTTGTTAATGGAGAGATACTTGACATATTCTTTGATGAATTCACTGTGTATTGA
- a CDS encoding tetratricopeptide repeat protein has protein sequence MDINNGIKKILDAYESGNFLRVSQLGKSLFKDIPNHIRKIVEVSNFLTGSLLCGDVEDVIDYTSHFDVILAKVLFLEGNFKSYRNTVYSVLRRSSDALSKLCSLKEIKMFDERGASDYLKSYNLKPSSEREEYLLNFLKNDYKLSIKIISSILSKNSNYEIVLDLMDIWHYTGQYRELSELCLQFYKEGRISDYFLYLYGYSLFSSGRVHEAINILEKLMDKYPDNVNISYNLSSSYYKIGNFARSLEIMESAQRLNSSVEINFAKGVILYRLGRYLESKNEFQKSSSVEDFRFSSKYNISICEYKMGNYESAIAKLVELRNEKFVDRRNFEAINRTISVVKRSSMKISYYLLFIISVIFSFGIGFLIYFLITNFGLR, from the coding sequence ATGGATATAAATAATGGTATCAAGAAAATACTAGACGCTTACGAGAGTGGAAACTTTTTGAGAGTATCACAGTTAGGTAAGAGTCTGTTCAAAGATATTCCAAATCATATTAGAAAGATTGTTGAGGTTTCTAACTTTCTTACCGGTTCTCTTTTGTGTGGAGATGTTGAGGATGTTATAGATTACACATCACACTTTGATGTGATACTAGCAAAGGTTCTTTTCCTAGAAGGGAATTTTAAAAGTTATAGGAATACAGTTTATAGTGTTTTAAGGAGGTCTAGCGATGCACTATCAAAGCTTTGTTCTCTTAAAGAGATTAAGATGTTTGATGAAAGGGGAGCATCAGACTATTTAAAGAGCTATAACCTTAAGCCTTCATCGGAGCGCGAAGAATATCTGTTGAATTTCTTGAAAAATGATTACAAACTATCTATAAAGATTATATCATCAATACTATCAAAGAACTCTAACTATGAGATAGTCTTGGATCTTATGGATATATGGCATTATACGGGACAGTACAGAGAGTTATCGGAACTATGCCTTCAGTTTTATAAGGAGGGTAGAATAAGTGACTATTTTTTATATCTTTATGGATACTCTTTGTTTTCTTCTGGGCGAGTTCATGAAGCAATAAATATTCTTGAAAAGCTTATGGATAAATATCCAGATAATGTAAATATATCTTATAACCTGTCATCTTCGTACTACAAGATAGGGAACTTTGCCAGATCTCTTGAGATAATGGAAAGCGCACAGAGGCTCAATAGTTCGGTAGAAATAAATTTTGCTAAAGGTGTCATACTATACAGACTTGGTAGGTATTTAGAGAGTAAGAATGAGTTTCAGAAATCATCTTCTGTTGAAGACTTTAGGTTCTCAAGCAAGTATAATATCAGTATATGTGAATACAAAATGGGGAACTATGAGAGTGCTATAGCCAAGTTGGTAGAACTGAGAAATGAGAAGTTTGTTGATAGAAGGAATTTTGAAGCAATTAATAGAACAATATCTGTTGTGAAACGGTCCAGTATGAAGATTTCGTATTATCTTTTGTTTATCATATCAGTGATATTTTCGTTTGGGATAGGGTTTCTTATATATTTCTTAATAACTAACTTCGGGCTGAGGTAG
- the ribD gene encoding bifunctional diaminohydroxyphosphoribosylaminopyrimidine deaminase/5-amino-6-(5-phosphoribosylamino)uracil reductase RibD codes for MTQSDTIKVEYFELAYSLANKAKGISSPNPAVGAVIVKNGRLVSMGYTQPNQGKHAEIVAIENAKVPLDGATMIVTLEPHQYQEINPPCTEKIIESGIKRVYVGTIDKNPKVNGKGIARLKSAGVEVKVGFFEEDLLELNEDFFKFVTTGKPFVTVKYAISIDGKLGTITGDSKWISSEASREFEHTEIRRKADAIIVGVNTVILDNPYLTVRYRKKEYLYKQPLRCVIDPFGKTPIDSILASDELPTLFFVSEKVNRDFLNYISKRENKQYEYISLVGDRYLDVREIIDKLGERKVINVLVEGGGEIIGSFFDNNLVDKVFVFISPKFIGGSNAKVIGGRGVAKVEDSIRLYDITVMRIEDDVVMKGYVEKPY; via the coding sequence ATGACGCAGAGTGATACAATAAAGGTAGAGTATTTTGAATTAGCATATTCTCTTGCGAACAAGGCTAAAGGCATATCCTCTCCAAACCCTGCTGTTGGGGCTGTGATTGTGAAGAATGGTAGATTAGTATCAATGGGCTATACACAGCCGAATCAAGGTAAGCATGCAGAGATAGTTGCCATAGAGAATGCTAAAGTTCCTCTTGATGGTGCTACTATGATAGTTACACTTGAACCTCATCAGTATCAGGAGATTAATCCACCGTGCACTGAAAAGATAATCGAATCAGGTATAAAGAGAGTATATGTTGGAACAATAGACAAAAATCCAAAAGTCAATGGAAAGGGGATAGCAAGACTCAAATCTGCTGGTGTAGAAGTGAAAGTCGGATTTTTTGAAGAGGATCTACTTGAGTTGAATGAGGATTTCTTTAAATTCGTCACAACCGGTAAGCCGTTTGTTACTGTCAAATACGCTATTAGCATTGATGGAAAGTTAGGAACGATAACAGGTGATTCAAAATGGATATCATCTGAGGCAAGTAGGGAGTTTGAGCATACCGAGATAAGAAGAAAGGCTGATGCAATAATAGTTGGTGTTAATACAGTTATACTGGACAACCCTTATCTGACAGTAAGGTATAGAAAGAAGGAATATTTATACAAACAGCCACTTAGGTGTGTAATTGATCCGTTCGGTAAAACACCGATTGACTCTATATTGGCTAGTGATGAGTTACCAACCCTGTTTTTCGTATCAGAGAAGGTTAATAGAGACTTTTTGAATTATATATCAAAGAGAGAAAACAAACAGTATGAATATATAAGTTTGGTAGGAGATAGGTACCTTGATGTTAGAGAGATTATTGATAAACTTGGAGAGAGAAAGGTTATAAATGTTCTTGTAGAAGGTGGTGGTGAGATAATAGGTAGTTTCTTTGATAACAATCTAGTTGATAAGGTATTTGTTTTCATATCACCGAAGTTCATAGGTGGTAGCAATGCTAAGGTAATTGGTGGTAGGGGGGTTGCAAAAGTTGAGGATAGCATAAGACTCTATGACATAACTGTTATGAGAATTGAAGATGATGTTGTTATGAAAGGATATGTAGAGAAACCATACTAG
- a CDS encoding flagellar hook-basal body complex protein FliE, giving the protein MISFVSDYNVELKASREKHFTHPKDFRSRSVEESFGEVLLKAFDDVRIKESSARQLQELAIVSPEEVNVHEIMIAEEEARLSLLFVKTVIEKGIGAWKDLLNLR; this is encoded by the coding sequence ATGATAAGCTTTGTCAGTGATTACAATGTAGAACTGAAAGCATCAAGAGAAAAACATTTTACTCATCCAAAGGATTTTAGGTCTCGGTCAGTAGAAGAAAGTTTTGGAGAAGTTTTGCTAAAAGCGTTTGATGATGTTAGGATCAAGGAGTCTAGCGCAAGGCAACTTCAAGAGCTTGCGATAGTTTCTCCAGAAGAGGTTAATGTTCATGAGATTATGATAGCAGAAGAAGAGGCAAGGTTATCATTACTCTTTGTCAAAACAGTTATAGAAAAAGGAATTGGTGCTTGGAAAGATTTACTTAATCTAAGATAG
- the truB gene encoding tRNA pseudouridine(55) synthase TruB — protein sequence MMFDGILPVNKSRDVLSNSVVVKIKKIIKRSGIIVKVGHGGTLDKFASGLLLILIGKATKLFHEISVLDKSYEAVVKFGELRDTDDIYGRVIEYSSTSHLDRKVVENALKNFEGEILQIPPAYSSVHINGERAYKLAKKDYYSTLKMLRPRKVNVYEIKLLNFDKDNSEATIFVRCSGGTYIRSIARDLGYKLGAVAFLKALTRKSIGGISLDRAITDDLINSPQDIERNLISIEEFRKIFDFYSSAT from the coding sequence ATGATGTTTGATGGAATCCTTCCTGTTAACAAAAGTAGAGATGTCTTGTCAAATAGTGTAGTTGTGAAGATAAAGAAGATAATTAAACGAAGTGGTATTATTGTGAAGGTTGGCCATGGTGGGACACTTGATAAGTTTGCTAGTGGATTACTTCTTATACTTATAGGTAAAGCAACAAAGCTGTTTCATGAAATCAGTGTACTTGACAAGAGTTATGAAGCGGTAGTGAAGTTTGGAGAGTTGAGAGATACAGATGATATCTATGGTAGGGTAATTGAATACTCATCAACTTCACATCTTGATAGAAAGGTTGTTGAGAATGCTCTTAAAAACTTTGAAGGAGAAATACTTCAGATACCTCCCGCTTACTCATCAGTTCACATAAACGGAGAAAGAGCATATAAGTTAGCCAAGAAAGACTACTACTCAACGCTAAAAATGCTCAGGCCACGAAAAGTGAATGTGTATGAAATAAAACTTTTGAATTTTGATAAAGATAATTCTGAAGCAACAATATTCGTCCGATGTTCAGGTGGAACATATATAAGGTCAATAGCAAGGGATCTCGGGTATAAACTAGGTGCGGTTGCTTTTCTTAAAGCCCTTACTAGAAAAAGTATAGGTGGTATATCCTTGGATAGAGCTATAACTGATGATCTAATAAACTCTCCCCAAGATATTGAAAGAAATCTTATTAGTATTGAAGAGTTTAGGAAGATTTTTGATTTCTATTCTTCTGCGACTTAG